One window of Saimiri boliviensis isolate mSaiBol1 chromosome 4, mSaiBol1.pri, whole genome shotgun sequence genomic DNA carries:
- the LOC101034349 gene encoding large ribosomal subunit protein eL15-like, with protein MGAYKYIQELWKKKQSDVMCFLLRVRRWQYRQLSALHTAPRPTRPDKARQLGYKAKQGYVIYRIRVRRGGRKRPVPKGATYGKPVHHGVNQLKFARSLQSVAEERAGRHCGALRALNSYWVGEDSTYKFFEVILIDPFHKAIRRNPDTQWITKPVHKHREMRGLTSCRLKEPWPWKGP; from the coding sequence ATGGGTGCATACAAGTACATCCAGGAGCTATGGAAAAAGAAGCAGTCTGATGTCATGTGCTTTCTTCTGAGGGTCCGCCGCTGGCAGTACCGCCAGCTCTCTGCTCTCCACACGGCTCCTCGCCCCACCCGGCCTGATAAAGCGCGCCAACTGGGCTACAAGGCCAAGCAAGGTTACGTTATATATAGGATTCGTGTTCGCCGTGGTGGCCGAAAACGCCCAGTTCCTAAGGGTGCAACTTACGGCAAGCCTGTCCATCATGGTGTTAACCAGCTGAAGTTTGCTCGAAGCCTTCAGTCTGTTGCAGAGGAGCGAGCTGGACGCCACTGTGGGGCTCTAAGAGCCCTGAATTCTTACTGGGTTGGCGAAGATTCCACATACAAATTTTTTGAGGTTATTCTCATTGATCCATTCCATAAAGCTATCAGAAGAAATCCTGACACCCAATGGATCACCAAACCAGTCCACAAGCATAGGGAGATGCGTGGGCTGACATCCTGCAGGCTGAAAGAGCCGTGGCCTTGGAAAGGGCCATAA